From one Rhodoferax sp. PAMC 29310 genomic stretch:
- a CDS encoding SDR family NAD(P)-dependent oxidoreductase, with the protein MQDAIDALLKAEGRLDALVNNAGYGSYGTIEDVPLDEARRQFEVNVFGLARLSQLVLPTMRQAKSGTIVNISSMGGRIWMPVGGWYHATKYAVEVLSDAMRVEVKPFGVNVVVVQPGAIESEWSGISARNLLANSKGSVYSALIQPMAALLGNYANAASPDVVANAVSRAVNCANPRRRYATPMDAKALIFLHWLLPTFAWEALVRTAVQSAAQSAAKKAGQTT; encoded by the coding sequence ATGCAAGACGCCATTGACGCACTGCTCAAGGCTGAAGGCCGCCTGGATGCTTTGGTGAACAACGCCGGTTATGGCTCTTACGGCACCATCGAAGACGTGCCGCTGGACGAGGCCCGCCGCCAGTTTGAGGTCAACGTGTTCGGCCTGGCTCGCCTGTCCCAGCTGGTTTTACCTACCATGCGCCAAGCCAAAAGCGGCACCATTGTGAACATCAGCTCCATGGGCGGACGCATCTGGATGCCTGTGGGCGGCTGGTACCACGCCACCAAATACGCCGTTGAAGTCCTGTCAGACGCCATGCGGGTTGAGGTTAAACCCTTTGGCGTCAACGTGGTGGTGGTTCAGCCCGGCGCCATCGAGAGCGAATGGTCAGGCATCTCCGCGCGCAACCTGCTGGCCAACTCCAAGGGCTCGGTTTACAGCGCACTCATCCAGCCCATGGCGGCATTGCTGGGCAACTACGCCAACGCCGCCAGCCCGGACGTGGTCGCCAACGCGGTCTCCCGCGCCGTGAACTGCGCCAACCCCCGACGCCGCTACGCCACGCCCATGGACGCCAAAGCGCTCATCTTTCTGCATTGGCTGCTGCCCACCTTTGCGTGGGAGGCATTGGTGCGCACGGCCGTTCAATCTGCCGCGCAAAGCGCTGCCAAAAAAGCCGGGCAAACCACCTGA
- a CDS encoding KTSC domain-containing protein, giving the protein MTLLSKTFTSGRIRLADYNAESQQLDLHWDNKSTLAYKQVPQEVFRRLCSAPNPTTYWEDRIAEEYPKGRPMTSVAVPAGTKTLNDLFGPDA; this is encoded by the coding sequence ATGACCCTGCTCAGCAAAACATTCACCAGCGGGCGCATCCGCCTGGCTGACTACAACGCCGAGTCTCAGCAGCTGGACTTGCATTGGGACAACAAGAGCACGCTGGCTTACAAGCAGGTGCCGCAAGAGGTGTTTCGCCGCCTGTGCAGCGCGCCCAACCCAACGACTTACTGGGAAGACCGCATTGCCGAGGAATACCCCAAGGGCCGGCCCATGACTTCTGTCGCCGTGCCCGCAGGCACCAAAACCCTCAATGACTTGTTTGGACCGGACGCTTAA
- a CDS encoding AAA family ATPase — protein MSMMYTTAAQHAPENKMRLYPTQVINIIGGPGCDKTLYSSAIILNLNLRHKTVEFLPDYAKTLVWHKDHEALKNQYQIAQRQNEMLEVLDGQVQYLVTECPLPQLLHYNAHYPDNICDIAKTRLKILEWHKQHNNVNVLTQRGEKKYMQAGRFQSEDEARQIDRSIQNMLDEEDIPYTVLTPDFEAITAFANTLN, from the coding sequence ATGTCCATGATGTACACCACCGCGGCCCAACACGCGCCGGAAAACAAGATGCGTCTATACCCCACACAGGTCATCAACATCATTGGCGGACCGGGCTGCGACAAAACGCTGTACTCGTCTGCCATCATCCTGAACCTGAATCTGCGCCACAAAACGGTGGAGTTTTTGCCCGACTACGCCAAAACCCTGGTCTGGCACAAAGACCATGAGGCGCTTAAAAACCAGTACCAGATTGCCCAGCGGCAAAACGAAATGTTAGAGGTGCTGGACGGGCAGGTGCAGTATTTGGTGACCGAGTGCCCGCTGCCCCAACTGCTGCACTACAACGCCCACTACCCCGACAACATTTGCGACATTGCCAAAACCCGGCTCAAAATTCTGGAATGGCACAAGCAACACAACAATGTGAATGTGCTGACGCAGCGCGGCGAGAAGAAATATATGCAGGCCGGGCGCTTTCAGTCCGAAGACGAAGCGCGCCAAATTGACCGCTCCATCCAGAACATGCTGGACGAAGAAGACATTCCCTACACGGTGCTGACTCCGGACTTTGAAGCCATCACCGCCTTTGCCAACACTTTGAACTGA
- a CDS encoding glutaminase, translating to MQERTSPIQPAELPKILKQIHTEAQALYGRGKVASYIPELAQVPAHQFGISVALIDGSTYSAGDAFTPFSTQSVTKLFTFVMALKLVGDDLWERVGRDPSGARYNSLVQLEPENGKPRNPFINSGALVIADILTSRYTSMPNALLSELRRLTDNPHLGWNSKVAKSEIDTGHRNIAMAFFMKSYGNFNNAPELVLENYCRQCAIEMTCTQLAQATMFLANDGQDITRHGHPGEEYLSPSAARRVNALMLTCGAYDAAGDFAYRIGLPVKTGVGGGIVAIVPHVGTVAVWSPELDSTGNSVLGSFALERLVQLTGLHHA from the coding sequence ATGCAAGAACGCACCTCCCCCATTCAGCCCGCCGAACTTCCCAAAATACTGAAGCAAATCCACACCGAAGCCCAGGCACTGTATGGGCGCGGCAAAGTCGCCAGCTACATTCCCGAATTGGCCCAGGTGCCGGCGCACCAGTTTGGCATCAGCGTGGCACTGATTGACGGCAGCACCTACTCGGCGGGCGATGCATTCACGCCGTTCTCCACCCAAAGCGTCACCAAGCTCTTCACCTTTGTGATGGCGCTCAAACTTGTGGGGGACGACCTGTGGGAACGCGTGGGCCGTGATCCGTCAGGCGCCCGCTACAACTCGCTGGTTCAGTTGGAACCCGAAAACGGCAAGCCCCGCAATCCCTTTATCAACTCCGGCGCCCTGGTCATTGCCGACATCCTCACCAGCCGCTACACCTCCATGCCCAACGCCTTGCTGAGCGAGTTGCGCCGCCTCACCGACAACCCCCACTTAGGCTGGAACAGCAAGGTCGCCAAATCAGAGATCGACACCGGCCACCGCAACATCGCCATGGCGTTTTTCATGAAAAGCTACGGCAACTTCAACAACGCCCCCGAACTCGTGTTGGAAAACTACTGCCGCCAGTGCGCCATTGAAATGACCTGCACGCAGCTCGCCCAGGCCACCATGTTTCTAGCCAACGACGGCCAAGACATCACCCGCCACGGCCACCCCGGCGAAGAGTACCTTTCGCCCAGCGCCGCGCGCCGCGTCAACGCCCTCATGCTCACCTGCGGCGCCTATGACGCCGCCGGTGACTTCGCCTACCGCATTGGCCTGCCCGTCAAAACCGGGGTCGGCGGCGGCATCGTGGCCATCGTGCCCCACGTAGGCACCGTGGCCGTGTGGTCCCCCGAGCTGGACAGCACCGGAAACTCCGTGTTGGGCAGCTTTGCGCTTGAGCGGCTGGTACAGCTCACCGGCCTGCACCACGCCTGA
- a CDS encoding transcriptional regulator, with amino-acid sequence MIKPNMGISISPPASTSLADALFPKVRQRVLAVLFGAPDRSFYATEVIALAQSGSGAVQRELAGLSEAGLLTVTRQGNQKHYQANAGAPVFAELRGLVLKTVGLADALRAGLAPLAGQIDLAFVYGSVARQQDTAQSDVDLMVVSSSLGYGELFGALESATLALGRKVNPTLYAPAEWDKRIALDSAFITRVLSQPKIWLIGNEEQLHAPSA; translated from the coding sequence ATGATCAAACCCAATATGGGTATTTCAATCTCTCCCCCCGCATCAACGTCACTGGCGGATGCGCTGTTCCCCAAAGTGCGCCAACGCGTGCTGGCGGTGCTGTTTGGCGCGCCAGATCGCAGTTTTTACGCCACAGAGGTCATCGCCTTGGCCCAATCTGGCTCGGGCGCGGTGCAGCGGGAGTTGGCCGGTCTGTCCGAGGCGGGTTTGCTGACGGTGACCCGGCAGGGCAACCAGAAGCATTACCAGGCCAATGCCGGCGCGCCGGTGTTTGCCGAGTTGCGCGGCTTGGTGCTCAAGACGGTTGGCCTGGCTGACGCCCTGCGCGCCGGCCTTGCACCGCTGGCCGGGCAGATTGACTTGGCCTTTGTCTACGGCTCGGTTGCGCGGCAGCAAGACACGGCCCAAAGCGATGTGGACCTGATGGTCGTCAGCTCCAGCCTGGGCTATGGCGAGCTGTTTGGTGCATTGGAAAGTGCCACTTTGGCGCTGGGCCGAAAGGTCAACCCCACGCTTTACGCGCCTGCCGAATGGGACAAGCGCATTGCCCTAGACAGCGCTTTCATCACCCGCGTCCTGTCACAGCCCAAAATTTGGCTCATCGGCAACGAGGAACAACTCCATGCACCCAGCGCTTGA
- a CDS encoding SDR family NAD(P)-dependent oxidoreductase, producing the protein MNSSPPSSRKVALVTGASAGIGKATVRRLLKDGWTVYGAARRTEQMADIAAEGAKVLALDVTG; encoded by the coding sequence CTCATCCCCTCCCTCTTCCCGCAAAGTTGCCCTGGTCACCGGCGCTTCCGCCGGCATTGGCAAAGCCACCGTGCGCCGCTTGCTCAAAGACGGCTGGACAGTTTACGGCGCCGCCCGCCGCACCGAGCAAATGGCCGACATCGCCGCTGAGGGTGCCAAAGTGCTGGCTCTGGATGTCACGGGTTGA
- a CDS encoding ATP-binding protein, whose protein sequence is MNEALEEKKIFQVDEVFTPSSPAIACYVPRDERTNDKLVNALKTRGKQIVVYGHSGSGKTTLLLNKLNEVYENHLTSRCMKGMTVDLLLQDAFSQLAPFYEVEVTTTKKSSEDYAIEASFQTIKASINSSKGTDQETKSQRLVQPQLTAHALAKLLGVKGLYWVIEDFHKVDDPEKKKLSQVMKIFMDCGAEYPLLKIITLGAVQTARQVVEYDDEMRNPVSEIEIHLMEHDEILKIISTGETRLNIEFSDKIKKLIAKYSAGLPAACHQLCLNACHASGIMETGSTVVKISNDDIKKAVETYVEETSDSIRSRFEKALKPNRNSKHNIAKNIIQLLSDYSDSGASRFELLQKIKREIPTYTDSSLRRMLSTLTLPTSGEVIRHSQNSGLYAFSNPLYHAYAMTIFHKVDNSQIDIENIDLDFPTLVRLLEKELQKRGVQRAV, encoded by the coding sequence ATGAATGAAGCGCTCGAAGAAAAGAAAATATTTCAAGTGGATGAGGTTTTCACACCCTCCTCTCCAGCCATCGCCTGCTATGTGCCCCGTGATGAGAGAACAAACGATAAATTGGTGAACGCCCTAAAAACAAGAGGAAAACAAATTGTTGTTTACGGTCACAGTGGTTCGGGAAAAACGACGCTTCTTCTAAATAAACTAAATGAGGTTTATGAGAATCACCTCACTAGTCGCTGCATGAAAGGCATGACTGTGGATTTGCTACTTCAGGATGCATTCTCTCAGCTAGCTCCATTTTATGAAGTTGAGGTAACAACTACTAAGAAAAGCTCAGAGGATTATGCAATTGAAGCATCATTTCAGACGATCAAGGCTAGCATAAACAGTTCTAAAGGAACCGATCAAGAAACAAAATCTCAAAGATTGGTTCAGCCTCAACTTACAGCGCATGCGCTTGCGAAGTTGCTTGGGGTAAAAGGTCTATACTGGGTCATCGAAGATTTTCATAAGGTGGATGATCCAGAAAAGAAAAAACTCTCCCAAGTCATGAAAATTTTCATGGATTGCGGAGCTGAATACCCTCTACTAAAAATAATTACTTTGGGAGCAGTCCAAACTGCACGACAAGTCGTCGAATACGACGATGAAATGCGAAATCCCGTTTCTGAAATTGAAATTCATCTAATGGAACATGATGAAATTCTCAAAATAATCTCAACCGGAGAAACAAGACTAAATATTGAATTCTCAGATAAAATAAAAAAACTGATCGCAAAATACTCTGCAGGCCTGCCAGCTGCATGCCATCAACTCTGTCTAAATGCCTGCCACGCCAGTGGGATTATGGAAACCGGTTCAACCGTTGTTAAAATATCCAATGATGATATTAAAAAAGCTGTTGAAACTTACGTCGAAGAAACATCAGACAGCATTAGAAGTCGATTTGAAAAAGCATTAAAACCAAATAGAAATTCAAAGCATAATATTGCAAAAAATATTATTCAACTACTTAGTGATTACTCAGATTCAGGAGCAAGTAGATTTGAGTTACTTCAAAAAATAAAGCGAGAAATTCCAACTTACACTGACTCTAGTCTGCGTCGTATGTTGAGCACTCTAACACTACCAACATCAGGCGAAGTGATTCGTCATAGTCAAAATTCAGGCCTCTATGCATTTTCAAATCCACTTTATCATGCATATGCAATGACTATTTTTCATAAAGTTGATAACTCACAAATTGATATTGAAAATATCGACTTGGATTTTCCAACCTTAGTTAGACTTTTGGAAAAGGAACTCCAAAAGCGCGGCGTTCAGAGAGCGGTTTGA
- a CDS encoding GIY-YIG nuclease family protein, which translates to MKKLRPKTIQIYLPAGDPRGVRVAEITTRIVRVIEIPRSQLQDFLKMPEAQQVSLYFLIGELSEAGLPRTYIGQSGNVGKRLSQHNQENDRGKDFWNRALVVVSITNSLTQTHALFLEWFAIGEATKAGRYSLENGNTGARPHTPAPLEADCHEIHETAATLLATLGQPIFEPLSNTTASAGPKELFYCKSSDADGVGEYTSEGFVVLKGSQGRAEVTPSIRGTSNERLRKQLVSEGIMSPVGSMLEFTRDHLFASPSSAACILMGRPANGWTEWKAANGKTMDEVKRQVVSSVADLS; encoded by the coding sequence TTGAAAAAGCTCCGCCCCAAAACCATCCAAATCTACCTCCCCGCTGGCGATCCGCGCGGTGTTCGCGTCGCCGAGATCACGACGCGCATTGTTCGTGTGATCGAAATTCCGCGCAGCCAGTTGCAAGACTTCCTGAAGATGCCCGAAGCGCAACAGGTGAGTTTGTACTTTTTGATCGGCGAATTGTCTGAAGCGGGACTGCCGCGCACCTACATCGGACAGTCCGGCAACGTGGGCAAACGGTTGTCTCAGCACAACCAAGAGAACGACAGAGGCAAGGATTTCTGGAACCGGGCGCTGGTGGTGGTGTCAATCACCAACAGCCTGACGCAAACGCATGCGCTGTTTTTGGAGTGGTTCGCCATTGGTGAGGCAACCAAGGCCGGGCGCTACAGCCTGGAGAACGGCAACACGGGCGCCCGGCCCCACACACCAGCCCCGCTGGAGGCAGACTGCCACGAGATTCACGAAACTGCTGCCACCCTGCTGGCCACACTGGGTCAGCCCATTTTTGAACCCTTGAGCAATACAACGGCCTCGGCAGGACCCAAAGAGTTGTTCTATTGCAAAAGCTCAGACGCAGATGGCGTGGGCGAGTACACCAGTGAAGGCTTTGTAGTGCTTAAAGGCTCACAAGGCCGCGCAGAGGTGACGCCCTCCATTCGAGGCACATCCAATGAGCGGCTGCGCAAGCAATTGGTTTCCGAGGGAATCATGTCCCCCGTGGGCAGCATGCTTGAATTCACCCGCGACCACCTGTTTGCCAGCCCCAGCAGCGCCGCCTGCATCCTGATGGGCCGCCCCGCCAACGGCTGGACAGAGTGGAAGGCCGCGAATGGAAAGACGATGGATGAAGTGAAGCGGCAAGTGGTTAGCTCGGTGGCAGACCTCAGCTGA
- a CDS encoding DUF2157 domain-containing protein: MSKDNPDTMPLNAATRWADTDQDDVFAPAVRVTLSWKDVEEAVEQGAVMPSMAHTLWAYWATPGSPTRVVAAVREQVPFEAVPVPKPVARRVAPVAAAPSGPRFSFTNTLYYFGGMLAIGAMSLFMTLGWESFGAWGLLAISAAYLLACLKVADHLKERQLPVPAGILATLAVVLVPLVVWCGQQLMGLWPPGGPESYSAYHTHINWRWITLEFAALAAGVVMLGRYRLPFMVMPVAVTLWYMSMDLASALMQNDGFSWEFSRDVSLVFGLATCAMAVWVDLRCRAATEPDWRQDFAFWLYLFGALMFWGGLSLRDSGSEWGKLAYAAINVVLVFVGAAIGRRVFTVLGAFGVAGYLGYLSHRVFQDSLLFPFALTLLGLGVVALGIWWQRHEDAIHASLSAWVPAGLRGEAAQTEFDTEPPVKVPG, translated from the coding sequence ATGAGCAAAGACAACCCGGACACGATGCCGCTGAATGCGGCCACCCGCTGGGCAGACACGGATCAGGACGATGTGTTTGCCCCGGCGGTGCGGGTCACCTTGAGCTGGAAAGATGTAGAAGAAGCGGTGGAGCAGGGGGCGGTGATGCCTTCCATGGCGCACACGCTGTGGGCCTACTGGGCCACGCCGGGCAGCCCAACGCGGGTGGTGGCCGCCGTCCGTGAGCAAGTGCCTTTTGAAGCGGTTCCCGTGCCGAAGCCCGTGGCACGCCGGGTGGCCCCCGTGGCGGCTGCGCCCAGTGGCCCGCGCTTTAGTTTTACCAACACGCTGTATTACTTTGGTGGCATGTTGGCCATTGGCGCCATGTCGCTGTTCATGACCTTGGGCTGGGAGAGTTTTGGCGCCTGGGGCCTGCTGGCCATCAGCGCGGCTTATTTGCTGGCCTGCCTGAAGGTGGCCGACCATTTGAAGGAGCGCCAGTTGCCGGTGCCTGCGGGCATTTTGGCCACGTTGGCAGTGGTGCTGGTGCCGCTGGTGGTGTGGTGTGGGCAGCAGCTGATGGGGCTGTGGCCACCGGGTGGGCCGGAGAGCTATTCGGCGTATCACACACACATCAACTGGCGCTGGATCACGCTTGAATTTGCCGCGCTGGCGGCCGGCGTGGTGATGTTGGGGCGCTACCGTTTGCCGTTCATGGTGATGCCGGTGGCGGTGACGCTTTGGTACATGAGCATGGACCTGGCCAGCGCGTTGATGCAAAACGACGGTTTCAGCTGGGAGTTTTCCCGGGATGTGTCGCTGGTGTTTGGTTTGGCGACCTGTGCCATGGCCGTGTGGGTGGATTTACGCTGCCGGGCGGCCACCGAGCCGGACTGGCGCCAGGACTTTGCGTTTTGGCTGTATCTGTTTGGCGCCCTGATGTTCTGGGGGGGCTTGAGCTTGCGGGACTCTGGCTCGGAGTGGGGCAAGTTGGCCTACGCGGCCATCAATGTGGTGTTGGTGTTTGTGGGCGCGGCCATTGGGCGGCGGGTGTTCACCGTGCTGGGCGCTTTTGGGGTGGCGGGTTACCTGGGCTATTTGTCGCACCGGGTGTTTCAGGACAGTCTGCTGTTTCCGTTTGCGCTCACGCTGCTGGGGCTGGGCGTGGTGGCTTTGGGTATTTGGTGGCAGCGCCACGAAGACGCCATTCATGCCAGCTTGAGTGCCTGGGTGCCCGCCGGGCTGCGGGGTGAGGCAGCGCAGACCGAGTTCGACACCGAGCCACCGGTGAAAGTGCCGGGCTGA
- a CDS encoding glutamine--tRNA ligase/YqeY domain fusion protein codes for MSHPTPANSKPAANAASETVKPSNFLRQIIESDLEKGTYAQRRWAGTPGDAAHQATGQPDPAKIRTRFPPEPNGYLHIGHAKSICINFGLARDYGGVCHLRFDDTNPEKEDLEYVNTIQNSVRWLGFDWNGSPTAPPYQASDYFDFMYRAAEYLIEAGHAYVDEQTADQMRVNRGDFSKPGTDSPFRALSIEHHLTRFRQMRDGRLEDGSMVLRAKIDMASPNINLRDPAIYRIRRATHHATGDKWCIYPMYTFAHPIEDALEQITHSLCTLEFEDQRPFYDWLLARLIDGGLLAGPAPRQYEFARLNLTYVITSKRKLAQLVYDQKVNGWDDPRMPTIVGLRRRGYTPESLQLFADRIGVTKSDSWIDYSTLEGCLRETLDGSATRAMAVLDPIKLVLTNWDEVMGADVQDECTAPIHPHHPELGTRTFSIGKAVWIERSDYEETPPKGFFRLFPGNKVRLKYGHVIECTGANKDADGNVTEVLATLIPDTKSGTPGSDSVKVKGVITWVGVADALDAEVRLYDRLFLDPQPDAGGKDFIEALNPNSLKVVQAKIEPSLGRARADQKFQFERHGYFVADGVDHTTKKPVFNFSVGLKDSWGK; via the coding sequence ATGAGCCACCCCACCCCCGCCAACTCCAAGCCAGCCGCCAATGCAGCGTCTGAAACCGTCAAGCCCAGCAACTTTCTGCGCCAGATCATCGAATCTGACCTGGAAAAAGGCACCTACGCCCAGCGCCGCTGGGCCGGCACCCCCGGCGACGCCGCCCACCAGGCCACCGGCCAGCCCGACCCCGCCAAAATTCGCACCCGCTTTCCGCCCGAGCCCAACGGCTACCTGCACATTGGCCACGCCAAAAGCATCTGCATCAACTTTGGCCTGGCGCGCGACTACGGCGGCGTGTGCCACCTGCGCTTTGACGACACCAACCCGGAAAAAGAAGACTTGGAGTACGTCAACACCATTCAAAACTCTGTGCGCTGGCTCGGCTTTGACTGGAACGGCTCACCCACCGCCCCGCCCTACCAGGCCAGCGACTACTTTGACTTCATGTACCGCGCCGCGGAATATCTCATTGAAGCCGGCCACGCCTACGTGGACGAACAAACCGCTGACCAAATGCGCGTCAACCGCGGCGACTTCAGCAAACCCGGCACCGACAGCCCGTTTCGCGCCCTCAGCATCGAGCACCACCTGACCCGCTTTCGCCAAATGCGCGACGGCCGCCTCGAAGACGGCTCCATGGTGCTGCGCGCCAAGATTGACATGGCCTCGCCCAACATCAACCTGCGCGACCCCGCCATCTACCGCATTCGCCGCGCCACCCACCACGCCACCGGCGACAAATGGTGCATCTACCCCATGTACACCTTTGCGCACCCCATTGAGGACGCGTTGGAGCAAATCACCCACAGCCTGTGCACACTAGAGTTTGAAGACCAGCGCCCCTTTTACGACTGGCTGCTCGCCCGCCTCATTGACGGCGGCCTGCTGGCCGGCCCCGCGCCCCGGCAATATGAATTTGCCCGCCTCAACCTCACCTACGTCATAACCAGCAAACGCAAACTCGCCCAACTGGTGTACGACCAAAAAGTCAACGGCTGGGACGACCCCCGCATGCCCACAATAGTTGGCTTGCGCCGCCGGGGCTACACCCCTGAAAGCCTGCAACTGTTTGCCGACCGCATTGGCGTCACCAAAAGCGACAGCTGGATCGACTACAGCACCCTGGAAGGCTGCCTGCGCGAAACCCTGGACGGTAGCGCCACCCGCGCCATGGCTGTGCTGGACCCCATCAAGTTGGTGCTTACCAATTGGGACGAGGTCATGGGCGCGGATGTGCAAGACGAATGCACCGCCCCCATTCACCCCCACCACCCCGAGCTGGGCACGCGCACCTTCTCTATCGGAAAAGCAGTCTGGATTGAGCGCAGCGACTACGAAGAAACCCCGCCCAAAGGCTTCTTCCGACTTTTCCCTGGCAACAAAGTGCGCCTGAAATACGGCCACGTCATTGAGTGCACCGGCGCCAATAAAGACGCCGACGGCAACGTCACCGAAGTGCTGGCCACCCTCATCCCCGACACCAAGAGCGGCACACCCGGCAGCGACTCCGTCAAAGTCAAAGGCGTGATCACCTGGGTAGGCGTGGCCGACGCGCTGGACGCAGAAGTGCGCCTGTACGACCGCCTCTTCCTCGACCCCCAGCCCGACGCCGGCGGCAAAGACTTCATCGAAGCCCTGAACCCCAACAGCCTCAAAGTGGTGCAAGCCAAGATCGAGCCGTCCCTGGGCCGTGCCCGCGCCGACCAGAAGTTCCAGTTCGAACGCCACGGCTACTTTGTGGCTGACGGTGTGGACCACACGACGAAGAAGCCGGTGTTTAACTTTTCGGTAGGTTTGAAGGATAGTTGGGGGAAGTGA
- a CDS encoding AraC family transcriptional regulator ligand-binding domain-containing protein, translating into MNHANAFAVNPGWRVLLSDFGLDPSDVLRRAELPGDLFVRPQANLSTAEYFRLWRALQDESGEPTLPIRLGSGISVEAFDPPIFAALCSPNLNTALQRIARYKALTCPVALTIDIQPDHTSMQIEWLAQADTPPASLIGAELVFFVQLARLATRTRVQPLDISSPVALQPTEAYTAYFDVPVRRAPQYQLVFSAADAARPFLTADEKMWQFFEPELQKRLNELSLGASMSERVNAALLERLPSGGASMAAMARQLGVSTRTLQRRLQDEGQSFQGLLNQTREKLASHYLAHSALSGAEISFLLGFEDPKSFFRACQQWTGATPEATRAPAPRPLKNPAPSSDARVHGKMVLMTTIGTTMSEPLTLDLLPLFPLGTTLFPGGLLPLRIFEMRYLSMIGKCHSTGAPFGVVTLTQGAEVRQPDHGSQGGDGFVQEAFHGIGTLATITEFTEPQAGLMVIRCTGQQRFQITHREQLKHGLWTANVTLIAPDMAVPIPPDLQNVATALGNVLDSLNARQGASEPPPVTTPYQLDDCAWVANRWCELLPMPPLIRQQMMALDNPLVRLELVSDVLQRTGIAS; encoded by the coding sequence ATGAACCACGCCAACGCCTTTGCCGTCAACCCTGGTTGGCGGGTGCTGCTCAGCGACTTTGGGCTCGATCCGTCCGACGTGTTGCGGCGCGCCGAGCTGCCGGGCGACTTATTCGTCCGCCCCCAGGCCAACCTCAGCACGGCCGAGTACTTTCGGCTTTGGCGCGCCCTGCAAGACGAGTCCGGTGAGCCCACCCTGCCCATTCGGCTGGGTTCGGGGATTTCGGTTGAGGCGTTTGATCCGCCCATTTTTGCGGCCCTGTGCAGCCCAAACCTGAACACCGCCCTGCAGCGCATTGCCCGCTACAAGGCGCTCACCTGCCCAGTGGCGCTCACCATCGACATCCAGCCCGATCACACATCCATGCAAATAGAGTGGTTGGCACAAGCCGACACCCCGCCCGCCTCGCTCATCGGCGCAGAACTGGTGTTTTTTGTGCAACTCGCCCGGCTGGCCACCCGCACCCGCGTGCAGCCGCTGGACATCAGCAGCCCCGTCGCGTTGCAGCCAACAGAGGCCTACACCGCCTATTTCGACGTGCCGGTGCGCCGGGCGCCCCAGTACCAACTGGTGTTTTCGGCCGCCGACGCAGCCCGCCCGTTTCTCACAGCGGATGAAAAAATGTGGCAATTCTTTGAGCCCGAATTGCAAAAACGGCTCAACGAACTCAGCCTGGGCGCCTCGATGAGCGAGCGCGTCAACGCCGCCCTGCTGGAGCGCCTGCCCAGCGGCGGCGCCAGCATGGCCGCCATGGCCCGTCAGCTGGGGGTGAGCACACGCACACTGCAGCGCCGCCTGCAAGACGAGGGGCAGAGTTTTCAGGGTCTGCTCAATCAGACGCGGGAGAAGCTCGCCAGCCACTACCTCGCCCACTCGGCCTTGTCGGGCGCGGAAATCTCTTTTTTGCTGGGTTTTGAAGACCCCAAGTCGTTTTTCAGGGCCTGTCAACAATGGACGGGGGCCACCCCTGAGGCCACGCGCGCGCCTGCACCCCGGCCACTAAAAAACCCGGCCCCAAGCTCGGATGCTCGGGTTCATGGGAAGATGGTTTTAATGACCACTATTGGCACGACCATGTCTGAACCCCTCACTCTCGACTTGCTTCCCCTGTTTCCGCTGGGCACCACGCTGTTCCCTGGTGGCTTGCTGCCACTGCGCATTTTTGAGATGCGTTACCTCAGCATGATTGGCAAGTGCCACAGCACTGGCGCGCCGTTTGGGGTGGTCACCTTGACGCAAGGCGCCGAAGTGCGCCAGCCCGACCACGGCTCGCAGGGCGGCGATGGTTTTGTGCAAGAGGCCTTTCACGGTATTGGCACTCTGGCCACCATTACCGAATTCACCGAGCCCCAAGCCGGGCTGATGGTGATTCGCTGCACCGGCCAGCAGCGCTTTCAGATCACCCACCGCGAGCAACTCAAACACGGCCTGTGGACGGCCAACGTCACCTTGATCGCCCCGGACATGGCTGTGCCCATTCCGCCAGATTTGCAAAACGTCGCCACCGCACTTGGCAACGTACTCGACTCTTTGAACGCACGGCAAGGCGCGTCAGAGCCGCCGCCGGTGACCACGCCCTACCAGCTGGACGACTGCGCCTGGGTCGCCAACCGCTGGTGCGAGCTGCTGCCCATGCCCCCACTGATCCGCCAGCAAATGATGGCGTTGGACAACCCCCTGGTTCGGCTGGAACTGGTGAGCGACGTGTTGCAGCGCACTGGCATTGCATCCTGA